From one candidate division WOR-3 bacterium genomic stretch:
- a CDS encoding alkaline phosphatase family protein, which yields MSSILKAYGEDPTYRPLKNLDVEALKRSTNIILFVIDGLGYEFLMQHGKNSVLNKYPKQKVTSVFPSTTATAITTFATGLAPQQHAITGWFMHLKEMGSVVKILPFTPRQSDRAPGFTDTSMQSILECDPVSSMIRADNFFFFPHYLHGSAYTRATSRGAEMIAYDSLSDCLANIAKTVKDNRRKKFLYVYWPELDTICHSFGVGSPEASTHFKELERNIDKLIRALKGSRTTMLVTSDHGLIDTEPEDFINLNEHPDLAATLTLPLCGEPRVAYCYVHPSRVRRFREYVSAKLSRFCTLHSSQGLVRKNFFGLHQPNAKLLDRVGDYVLIMKNKYIIKDFILGETEHFLKANHGGVSREEMHVPLINVSC from the coding sequence ATGAGTTCGATCCTCAAAGCATATGGCGAAGACCCTACATACAGACCTCTAAAAAATCTGGATGTCGAAGCCCTGAAACGATCGACGAACATCATCCTGTTCGTCATCGATGGGCTGGGCTACGAATTCCTTATGCAGCACGGCAAAAACAGTGTTCTAAACAAATATCCGAAGCAGAAAGTCACGTCTGTGTTCCCCTCAACGACCGCAACTGCGATCACCACTTTTGCGACCGGACTGGCGCCGCAACAGCATGCGATCACCGGCTGGTTCATGCACCTCAAAGAAATGGGGTCCGTGGTCAAGATACTGCCATTCACTCCACGCCAGAGCGACCGCGCTCCGGGATTTACAGACACCAGCATGCAAAGCATTTTGGAATGCGATCCAGTATCATCAATGATCCGTGCGGATAATTTCTTTTTTTTCCCTCATTATCTGCATGGGTCAGCCTACACGCGTGCAACCTCGAGAGGAGCGGAAATGATCGCTTACGACTCACTGTCAGATTGCCTGGCCAATATCGCCAAAACAGTCAAAGACAATAGAAGAAAGAAGTTTCTGTATGTTTACTGGCCGGAATTGGACACGATATGCCATAGCTTCGGTGTCGGGAGCCCTGAGGCAAGCACCCACTTCAAAGAACTGGAAAGGAACATCGACAAACTCATTCGTGCACTCAAAGGCTCAAGAACCACGATGTTGGTAACATCAGATCATGGATTGATCGACACGGAACCAGAAGACTTCATAAACCTCAACGAACATCCAGACCTTGCCGCCACGCTCACACTGCCACTGTGCGGTGAACCACGGGTCGCTTACTGCTACGTCCACCCATCACGCGTCAGGAGATTCCGTGAATATGTCTCCGCGAAGCTTTCACGTTTCTGCACCTTGCACAGCAGTCAAGGATTGGTCAGAAAGAACTTCTTCGGTCTTCACCAACCGAATGCAAAACTCCTCGACCGCGTTGGCGACTATGTCTTGATAATGAAGAACAAGTACATTATTAAGGATTTTATCCTGGGTGAAACCGAGCATTTCCTTAAGGCAAACCACGGCGGAGTGAGCAGAGAAGAAATGCACGTGCCCCTGATCAACGTCTCCTGTTAG
- a CDS encoding DUF1028 domain-containing protein has translation MLNVAILIICLSGYGTFSIVAMDPETNEFGVAVASRVLDVGYIVPWVEADVGAVATQAYSNPYFGPWALEELSKGKSAAEAMRAILEKDTLPEDRQIGIVDKNGQSVSHTGANTTVWAGHRNGPNVAVQGNILTGPEVVDSMFAVYTRTEGPLAERLLSALEAGEKAGGDSRGKQSASLVVVTNRGGYLGADDRLVDLKVVDHQEPVQELRRQYELWQYAFMAPAYLRLADEQKDKEDLFLKKTHALLTKALQSELESPEVYNSLAWEFALLKKYPEETLQAAKKAHALAPDDANIMDTLAEAYYAAGNYEEAVKWEANALKIEPENAFFLGQLEKYKKALSEKK, from the coding sequence ATGCTGAATGTGGCAATATTAATAATCTGCTTATCTGGTTATGGAACGTTTTCAATCGTCGCCATGGATCCAGAGACCAATGAGTTCGGTGTCGCCGTGGCATCGAGAGTGCTTGACGTGGGATATATCGTGCCGTGGGTGGAAGCCGATGTCGGCGCGGTGGCGACGCAGGCATATTCAAATCCTTATTTCGGACCATGGGCGCTTGAAGAATTATCCAAAGGGAAATCGGCGGCCGAGGCAATGCGTGCTATTCTCGAGAAGGATACTCTGCCCGAGGACCGTCAGATAGGCATCGTGGACAAGAATGGTCAATCCGTTTCACATACCGGTGCCAACACGACGGTATGGGCCGGACACAGAAACGGACCCAACGTTGCCGTGCAAGGTAACATACTGACCGGCCCCGAGGTCGTTGACAGCATGTTTGCCGTCTATACACGAACCGAAGGCCCACTCGCCGAACGTCTGCTCTCAGCTCTTGAAGCTGGAGAAAAGGCGGGCGGCGACAGCCGGGGTAAGCAATCCGCATCGCTCGTCGTCGTGACGAACCGTGGCGGCTACCTGGGTGCTGATGACCGCCTGGTCGATCTGAAGGTCGTCGACCATCAGGAACCGGTTCAGGAATTGCGCCGTCAATACGAGTTGTGGCAGTATGCCTTCATGGCACCTGCATACCTCAGACTCGCCGATGAACAAAAGGACAAAGAAGACCTGTTTCTAAAAAAAACCCACGCGCTCCTAACCAAGGCATTGCAGAGTGAGCTTGAATCACCCGAAGTGTACAACAGTCTTGCATGGGAGTTTGCACTGCTCAAGAAATATCCAGAAGAAACACTTCAGGCTGCGAAAAAAGCACACGCCTTAGCACCTGATGATGCCAACATAATGGATACTTTGGCTGAAGCATACTACGCTGCCGGCAATTATGAAGAAGCGGTAAAATGGGAAGCAAATGCACTAAAAATTGAGCCCGAGAACGCATTTTTTCTTGGGCAGTTAGAGAAATATAAGAAAGCGCTATCCGAAAAGAAATAA
- a CDS encoding acyl-CoA dehydratase activase, translated as MKYYLGVDVGSISAKGVIIDEEYDVVAECYLRTLGRPIESIKKVLDQIKTETSSCFHIAGVGTTGSARRLAGVMLDADVVKNEIIAHAIAACHFFEDVNTIIEIGGQDSKLIIIRESIPVDFAMNTVCAAGTGSFLDHQAIRLGLPIEKFGKLALAAKNRVHIASRCTVFAESDMIHKTQLGIERNDIVAGLCAAIVRNYLNVLAKGKEIVPRILFQGGVAANEGVRVAFEKALGLNIEVPRHFLVMGAIGAAILSCTRSNGETKFPGFDRCLEQEFESRGFECHDCPNQCEIVEMVRDDKIITRYGSRCGKWE; from the coding sequence ATGAAATATTACCTGGGTGTTGATGTTGGTTCCATCTCGGCAAAAGGAGTGATCATTGATGAAGAATACGACGTAGTTGCTGAATGCTATCTGAGGACCCTGGGGCGTCCGATCGAATCAATAAAAAAAGTGCTCGATCAAATCAAAACAGAGACTTCCAGTTGTTTTCATATCGCCGGTGTCGGCACTACAGGTTCGGCGCGCCGTCTCGCAGGCGTAATGCTAGACGCGGATGTAGTGAAGAATGAGATCATTGCCCACGCAATTGCCGCGTGCCACTTTTTCGAAGATGTAAATACAATAATCGAAATAGGTGGACAGGACTCAAAATTGATAATAATCCGGGAATCGATCCCCGTGGATTTTGCCATGAACACAGTTTGTGCGGCCGGAACGGGGTCTTTTTTGGATCACCAGGCGATCCGTCTCGGCTTACCCATTGAAAAATTCGGGAAACTAGCCTTGGCAGCAAAGAATCGGGTGCACATTGCTTCGCGTTGCACGGTATTTGCTGAAAGTGACATGATACACAAAACCCAACTTGGCATCGAGCGCAATGATATAGTAGCCGGACTGTGTGCTGCAATAGTACGGAATTACCTGAATGTACTAGCCAAGGGCAAAGAGATAGTACCACGTATTCTCTTTCAAGGAGGTGTTGCCGCAAATGAGGGAGTCAGGGTTGCATTCGAAAAAGCACTCGGTCTGAACATAGAAGTCCCCAGGCATTTTCTCGTCATGGGCGCGATTGGTGCCGCTATACTCTCATGCACAAGATCGAATGGCGAAACGAAATTCCCGGGATTCGACCGTTGCCTCGAGCAGGAATTCGAATCGCGCGGGTTCGAATGTCACGATTGCCCGAACCAGTGCGAAATCGTAGAGATGGTCAGGGACGATAAGATCATCACCCGTTATGGCAGCAGGTGCGGCAAATGGGAGTAG
- a CDS encoding 2-hydroxyacyl-CoA dehydratase — MKVGFQHMGNLNITLTALLTNLGCEVLQGPRPNKKSLDIGVRYAPELVCLPFKVTLGDMFGALEQGADTLLFIGGGNWSCRYGYYGRIQCSILRRLGFTFRSIFVGHQDVKFVISEILHLNHDSWTTALRKWTRGFAVAWHKSKLVDQVESLARQIRPLEKTGGECTALERTHLRKIRVESSILRLRKMRKEIQEDFDSIEMIEAYVPPRVMVVGESYCVIEPFVNFDIIENLGNLRVQAEPFLTAHRWLFYHTMRINDDHGLPRKEAKSLAQPVWAYNAGGEDQLSIGYTIMAAKRGFDGVVHLMPFSCMPETAALPVFERISKSYSLPLLNISLDEHTSTTGVRTRIEAFVDMLLHRRNRAAGIRKGA; from the coding sequence ATGAAAGTAGGATTTCAGCACATGGGGAATCTGAACATTACCCTAACTGCCCTGCTCACAAACCTGGGGTGTGAAGTTCTCCAGGGACCCAGGCCTAACAAGAAATCACTCGACATCGGTGTGCGCTACGCTCCAGAATTGGTGTGCCTGCCTTTCAAGGTGACCCTGGGAGATATGTTCGGTGCGCTCGAGCAGGGCGCTGACACCTTACTATTCATTGGCGGTGGTAACTGGTCTTGCCGGTACGGATACTACGGCAGGATACAGTGTTCCATCCTCCGCCGCCTCGGATTCACTTTCAGAAGCATTTTCGTGGGACATCAAGATGTCAAATTCGTGATATCAGAGATACTCCATCTGAACCATGACAGCTGGACAACGGCACTCAGAAAATGGACCCGAGGTTTTGCGGTTGCCTGGCACAAATCAAAACTGGTCGATCAGGTCGAATCCCTTGCCCGGCAAATAAGGCCGCTTGAAAAAACCGGGGGCGAGTGTACGGCGCTTGAACGCACGCATCTAAGAAAAATCCGCGTGGAAAGCAGTATTTTGAGACTTAGAAAAATGCGAAAAGAGATCCAAGAAGATTTCGACAGTATCGAAATGATTGAAGCCTATGTACCACCACGCGTCATGGTCGTCGGTGAATCTTATTGTGTGATTGAACCATTTGTGAATTTCGACATCATTGAAAATCTCGGCAACCTCCGGGTTCAAGCCGAACCATTCCTGACTGCTCACCGGTGGCTTTTCTATCACACGATGAGAATAAATGACGACCATGGTCTTCCGCGCAAGGAAGCCAAATCTCTTGCTCAGCCAGTTTGGGCATATAACGCCGGAGGCGAAGACCAACTCAGCATTGGGTACACAATAATGGCGGCGAAAAGAGGATTCGATGGTGTGGTTCACCTTATGCCTTTTAGTTGTATGCCCGAAACTGCGGCCTTGCCGGTATTCGAAAGAATATCCAAATCATATTCACTACCGCTTCTCAACATTTCACTCGATGAACACACCAGCACCACGGGAGTAAGGACCAGAATAGAGGCATTCGTTGATATGCTACTACATCGCCGCAACAGAGCTGCAGGAATCCGCAAAGGAGCATAA
- a CDS encoding acyl-CoA dehydratase activase-related protein, translated as MKSGMTIGIPQALGYYYYQPLWTTFFDDLQCQVVTSGQTDRNKLDSGINIAPGETCLPLKCYLGHLISLTDKADCIFVPRLVCLSRQPGIRLGCPKMIGLPDMTKALVPEAPVVTMDIDLRQESEEASYVNLARKLGFSERRAQIAYEHGIAVSLKQQEERIAAARLTTTAKDDLVIGLMGHAYLLEDDFLNLHLKKKIRETGAQIISCHDLPDDNIEPLTNSVKPLSWYFENHILNAAKYFYDDISISGIIYLCSFGCGAASITHEIIELEIAPQHSTHFLKIVLDEHTGETGIMTRIESFVDMVNLKREKKL; from the coding sequence ATGAAATCAGGAATGACTATCGGCATACCGCAAGCACTCGGTTATTACTACTACCAACCGCTATGGACTACTTTCTTTGATGACCTCCAGTGTCAAGTAGTCACGAGCGGACAAACCGACCGGAACAAGCTGGATAGCGGGATAAATATTGCTCCAGGCGAAACTTGCCTACCATTGAAATGCTATTTGGGGCACCTCATTTCGCTGACAGACAAAGCCGATTGCATATTCGTGCCGCGATTGGTGTGCCTTAGCAGGCAACCCGGGATCAGGCTCGGCTGCCCCAAAATGATCGGCCTGCCCGACATGACAAAAGCATTGGTGCCCGAGGCACCTGTCGTGACAATGGATATCGATCTAAGACAGGAGAGTGAAGAGGCATCTTATGTGAATTTGGCAAGAAAACTGGGCTTCTCTGAACGACGTGCACAGATCGCGTACGAACATGGTATTGCAGTGTCTCTCAAACAGCAGGAAGAAAGGATAGCGGCCGCGCGCTTGACCACGACCGCGAAGGACGATCTGGTCATCGGCCTGATGGGCCATGCTTATTTGCTCGAGGACGATTTCTTGAATCTCCACCTGAAGAAGAAGATCCGCGAAACCGGAGCACAAATCATTAGCTGCCATGATCTGCCAGACGACAACATCGAACCTCTGACGAACAGCGTCAAACCATTGAGTTGGTATTTCGAAAACCACATACTGAACGCAGCAAAGTATTTCTATGACGACATAAGCATCTCGGGCATAATATACTTGTGCAGCTTCGGCTGCGGCGCGGCGTCGATCACTCACGAAATCATTGAACTCGAGATAGCTCCCCAGCATTCAACGCACTTTCTAAAGATCGTCCTCGACGAGCACACAGGAGAAACCGGAATAATGACCCGAATTGAATCATTCGTGGATATGGTCAATCTGAAAAGAGAAAAAAAGTTATGA
- a CDS encoding sigma-54 dependent transcriptional regulator, producing the protein MTKDQILIVDDEENMRSILARLLTSAGYAVLTAAGAAEAMKLVNKHAVALTITDLVMPGTDGMQLLIALKDTDPSMPVIMLTAYGTIETAVAAMKKGAYDYVLKPFDNDEILFVVKKAISSNDFRRCKWYRGASGNLLIGTSEKMTRIYELVDKIADSMGTVLISGETGTGKELVAREIHRRSSRGEGPFICVNCAALPDTLLESELFGYEKGAFTGAINSKPGRFELAHGGTILLDEIGDMSLLMQTKLLRVLQDKMVTRLGGTESNEIAVRIIASTNKDIERACHEEQFRQDLYYRINVLNIRIPPLREHKEDIPDIAHYFIEHYTKRDNRPVQTIAPESMTQLLAYDWPGNVRELENTIERAVVLSKDRAIEIEIPGLSKPITEESKSLRDSLRSTTQEVEKQAIANALRECNGNRSKAAKKLGISRRTIINKIKQYNMT; encoded by the coding sequence GTGACAAAGGACCAAATTCTCATAGTCGATGATGAAGAAAATATGCGCTCAATTCTTGCACGGTTATTGACTTCGGCAGGATATGCCGTACTGACTGCCGCAGGCGCAGCAGAAGCAATGAAACTAGTTAACAAACACGCCGTCGCCTTAACGATAACCGATCTCGTTATGCCGGGGACCGATGGCATGCAACTGTTGATCGCATTGAAGGATACCGACCCATCGATGCCCGTGATCATGCTCACCGCATACGGAACGATCGAAACGGCCGTAGCGGCCATGAAAAAAGGTGCATACGACTATGTGCTCAAACCATTCGACAACGATGAAATTCTGTTTGTAGTCAAGAAGGCGATTTCCTCCAATGATTTCCGTCGGTGCAAATGGTATCGTGGCGCGTCTGGAAACCTCTTGATCGGCACCAGCGAAAAAATGACGCGCATCTACGAATTAGTGGACAAAATAGCGGACAGCATGGGAACTGTTCTGATCAGCGGTGAGACTGGCACGGGCAAGGAATTGGTCGCGCGTGAAATCCACCGCCGAAGTTCACGGGGTGAAGGACCTTTCATCTGCGTTAACTGTGCAGCACTACCTGACACACTGCTCGAATCAGAGCTGTTCGGCTACGAGAAAGGCGCTTTCACCGGAGCCATCAATTCAAAACCAGGCAGGTTTGAACTAGCTCACGGTGGAACTATCCTGCTCGACGAAATTGGAGACATGAGCCTGCTCATGCAGACCAAACTGCTCAGGGTCTTGCAGGACAAAATGGTTACCCGGCTGGGTGGTACGGAGTCTAACGAGATCGCTGTGCGTATCATTGCCTCAACGAACAAGGATATTGAAAGAGCCTGTCATGAAGAGCAATTCCGGCAGGACCTGTATTATCGCATAAATGTCCTGAACATCAGAATCCCCCCACTCCGTGAACACAAAGAAGACATACCGGATATCGCGCATTACTTCATCGAGCACTACACTAAAAGGGACAATCGACCGGTCCAGACGATCGCGCCGGAGTCTATGACTCAACTACTGGCTTACGACTGGCCCGGAAATGTAAGGGAACTGGAGAATACGATCGAACGCGCGGTCGTCCTCTCCAAAGATCGCGCAATTGAAATAGAAATTCCGGGTTTGTCTAAACCCATCACAGAAGAAAGCAAGAGCCTGCGAGATTCTCTGCGCTCAACGACACAGGAGGTCGAAAAGCAGGCGATCGCCAACGCCCTAAGAGAATGTAATGGCAACAGGAGTAAAGCTGCAAAGAAATTGGGAATATCAAGGAGGACAATAATAAATAAAATAAAACAGTACAATATGACGTAG
- a CDS encoding ATP-binding protein, translating to MELDVKVLAAILSAVINLILIIFVSLHNRRHILYRSFLLICFCLFVWNIRVIVSRNFQVSDANPIYAILIMHIFYMSATACLYVLPVATLQFTAAFIGLESKYIFNAVRITYLTAFCLSIIYALEILSATAYDYILWMFTLPLFVASFLLIGRAYLRSQRPLERTRLAILLTAGSIGVTGAIAEDIMTASGVNVGGLGNIANAAYSLLVATCLFRHRLFDIQVTTRRTLSFALVTALLFAGSYLLSVILHPLIPLPYVYIFITALLLLLFARRLMISVEKILFGKSKYLSQTVDEIRYALDEARGINDLLRTSVDIVMENMGVNRCICIGRNEITGQYQYYWPPATDIDRMVKSRSFNDLTTWIARRHTDEPLVYDELLHTMRFGEQTQIDRRKIAQVIADMKTLGYEVYAPFALDNRFEGVMCLGEKTNGQVFTGSDIRFIKLLSYNCVLRFQHLKMLERMRQLEQLATLGEMAAYVAHEVKNPLTIIRSSAQIIESGNNDFKGSRIIIEECDRLNRVITRMLDFSKAAKPVPRCINIAEEVNKRSKEMIRSCESKQLKLSINCPSKYYRIRFDEDHLRQVLDNLLLNAIEAAPPDGEIDIKISEENSHIKVAISDNGPGISHLDKGDIYRPFYTTKPGGIGLGLPITNRLIELNCGSMSIESLPHRGCIVTLKLPKWRKEK from the coding sequence ATGGAACTTGACGTAAAAGTACTGGCTGCTATCTTAAGCGCTGTAATAAATCTGATACTCATCATCTTCGTTTCACTGCATAATCGCCGTCACATATTGTATCGATCCTTCTTACTGATATGTTTTTGTCTTTTCGTATGGAATATAAGAGTCATCGTATCGCGAAATTTCCAGGTCAGCGATGCGAATCCGATCTACGCGATTCTTATCATGCATATCTTCTATATGTCGGCGACGGCTTGTCTTTATGTATTACCAGTAGCCACACTCCAATTCACTGCCGCTTTTATTGGACTTGAATCAAAGTACATCTTCAACGCCGTGAGAATCACCTACCTTACTGCATTTTGTTTATCGATCATCTATGCGCTGGAGATATTATCGGCAACGGCGTATGACTACATATTATGGATGTTCACTTTACCGTTATTTGTTGCGTCATTTTTACTGATAGGAAGAGCATACCTCCGCTCGCAGCGACCCCTAGAACGTACGCGACTGGCTATTCTACTCACTGCCGGCTCGATCGGTGTTACCGGCGCTATCGCTGAAGATATCATGACCGCCTCAGGGGTCAATGTAGGTGGATTGGGTAATATCGCAAACGCTGCATATTCACTGCTTGTGGCAACTTGCTTGTTTCGCCATCGGCTCTTCGACATACAGGTGACGACAAGGCGAACGCTCAGCTTCGCTCTCGTGACGGCGCTGCTTTTTGCCGGTTCTTATCTCCTCTCGGTTATCTTGCATCCCCTGATTCCTCTGCCCTACGTCTATATCTTCATCACCGCATTATTGCTGCTTCTGTTCGCAAGGAGACTCATGATCTCAGTCGAGAAAATTCTGTTCGGGAAATCCAAGTACCTGTCTCAGACAGTCGACGAGATACGCTATGCCCTTGACGAGGCGCGCGGCATAAACGACCTTCTTAGGACCTCGGTCGATATAGTCATGGAGAACATGGGAGTCAACAGGTGCATCTGCATAGGAAGGAACGAAATCACCGGGCAATATCAGTATTACTGGCCGCCAGCTACGGACATTGATCGTATGGTAAAATCCCGATCCTTTAATGATCTGACCACCTGGATTGCCAGGCGTCACACGGACGAGCCACTGGTATACGACGAACTTCTGCACACCATGCGTTTTGGAGAACAAACTCAAATTGACAGGAGGAAGATCGCACAAGTTATTGCCGATATGAAAACGCTCGGATATGAAGTATATGCACCTTTTGCGCTCGATAACCGATTCGAGGGCGTGATGTGCCTCGGTGAAAAGACGAATGGGCAGGTATTTACGGGGTCTGACATTCGTTTTATCAAACTCCTTTCATACAATTGCGTGTTGCGGTTTCAGCATCTCAAAATGCTCGAGAGAATGCGGCAACTGGAACAACTCGCTACCTTGGGTGAAATGGCAGCATACGTCGCCCACGAGGTAAAGAACCCTCTGACAATCATTCGCTCCTCGGCACAAATCATAGAATCTGGCAACAATGACTTCAAAGGATCACGCATTATTATTGAAGAATGTGACCGGCTCAACCGTGTAATCACACGGATGCTCGACTTCTCCAAAGCAGCAAAGCCGGTTCCGCGCTGCATCAACATCGCAGAAGAAGTGAATAAGAGATCAAAGGAGATGATACGTTCTTGTGAATCGAAACAACTGAAATTATCAATCAATTGTCCGTCAAAATATTACAGGATAAGGTTCGATGAGGATCACTTAAGGCAGGTATTGGACAACCTTCTGCTCAACGCAATAGAAGCTGCCCCCCCAGATGGAGAGATCGATATAAAGATTTCTGAAGAAAATAGCCATATAAAGGTGGCTATTTCCGACAACGGACCGGGAATTAGTCACCTAGACAAAGGTGATATTTACCGTCCTTTTTACACAACAAAACCCGGAGGGATAGGTCTCGGCCTGCCGATCACTAACCGCTTAATTGAACTCAATTGCGGATCCATGTCTATAGAATCGCTTCCACACAGAGGTTGTATCGTAACGCTGAAACTCCCCAAATGGAGGAAAGAAAAGTGA
- a CDS encoding DMT family transporter — MQDQQKAYTYAVFVVLMWSTIASAFKFSLRYLDYAQLLFYATAVSTFTLFTILLIQNKIGLLRGCTFRDCVYSLLLGFLNPFLYYVVLLRAYSLLPAQQAMALNYTWAIQLVLLSIPLLRQSIGLKSVLAVIISYLGVVIIATRGDFAGLRFFNPTGVLLALGSAVIWALFWIFNIKDRRDEVAKLFLNFVFGFVFIVIYMMLTGRFTIPNLPGFLGAAYVGIFEMGITFVLWLKALRLSRTTAQVSNLIYLTPFFALVFINLFVGERILASTVIGLAFIVSGILLQKYPFQKK; from the coding sequence ATGCAGGACCAACAAAAGGCTTACACTTATGCCGTATTCGTGGTATTGATGTGGTCGACCATCGCCTCTGCATTCAAGTTTTCTTTGAGATATCTGGACTACGCGCAGTTGCTCTTTTATGCGACCGCTGTTTCAACGTTCACTTTGTTTACTATACTGCTAATACAAAATAAGATCGGGCTGCTGCGTGGTTGCACATTCAGAGATTGTGTTTACTCATTGCTCCTTGGTTTCTTAAATCCATTCCTCTATTACGTTGTTCTGCTCAGGGCATACTCATTGCTTCCCGCACAGCAAGCCATGGCGCTTAATTACACGTGGGCCATTCAACTTGTACTATTGTCTATTCCTCTTCTCCGCCAGAGCATAGGACTAAAGAGCGTACTCGCCGTCATCATAAGCTATCTCGGCGTCGTGATCATAGCAACTCGCGGTGACTTTGCCGGACTCCGTTTTTTCAATCCAACCGGTGTTCTCCTGGCGCTCGGCAGCGCGGTCATCTGGGCTCTTTTCTGGATATTCAATATCAAAGACCGACGTGATGAGGTTGCAAAGCTTTTCTTAAATTTCGTCTTCGGTTTTGTCTTCATAGTTATCTACATGATGTTAACTGGTAGATTCACGATTCCGAACTTGCCGGGATTTCTCGGTGCTGCATATGTCGGAATCTTTGAGATGGGAATCACTTTCGTCTTATGGTTGAAGGCCCTCCGTCTTTCGAGAACGACTGCCCAGGTCAGCAATCTCATATACCTAACGCCTTTTTTCGCCCTCGTATTCATAAATCTCTTCGTCGGAGAAAGAATTCTTGCATCCACAGTAATCGGGCTTGCATTCATTGTAAGTGGAATACTACTGCAAAAATATCCGTTTCAAAAGAAATGA
- a CDS encoding sugar phosphate nucleotidyltransferase translates to MSSVLAMVLAGGRVDELLCLTEHRPKSALPVFATYRIIDFVLSNLMHSGINNVGVLSQYRPYALVRHIGTGEHWDFVGRSRNIRMLPPYRGFKASDWYKGTADAVYQNISYIEGFKPQYVLIASADHIYRMDYRPFIKFHIENNADATISFTRRKSRSSRFGYGVIGRGGRLRNYQEKPSKPPSDWVSMTLYLFNCDFLIDVLNRNAKEESHEFGRDIIPNIISTARVFGYKHEGYWAYARTVDSYYNTNMDMINSGTTLKDWQIRTNLLERSARADRLPAYINGDVVNSVVSEGCIVEGKVRNSILSPGVIVQDNAEVVDSIIFHDTVIGKNTMMQKVICDKDSRIGEGCSIGGFGKQTVSREFGDLLHSGIILFGRNTVVPDKTRIGANTTVYSSARISARCVDPGSTLR, encoded by the coding sequence ATGAGTAGTGTTTTAGCTATGGTGCTCGCCGGTGGGAGAGTTGATGAGCTACTCTGTCTCACCGAGCATAGGCCGAAGTCTGCATTGCCCGTCTTTGCCACTTACCGGATCATCGATTTCGTCCTCAGCAATTTGATGCACAGCGGTATAAATAATGTTGGCGTCCTCTCGCAGTATAGACCTTACGCTCTGGTAAGGCATATCGGCACAGGTGAACACTGGGATTTTGTGGGCCGTTCCCGTAACATACGGATGCTTCCTCCGTATCGTGGCTTCAAGGCATCTGACTGGTACAAAGGAACCGCAGATGCGGTATACCAGAATATTTCGTATATCGAGGGCTTCAAACCGCAGTACGTTTTGATCGCATCTGCAGACCACATCTACCGCATGGATTACCGCCCTTTCATTAAATTCCACATTGAAAACAACGCGGATGCGACTATATCATTCACGCGGAGGAAGAGCCGATCCTCGCGATTCGGCTACGGCGTTATCGGTCGGGGCGGTAGACTCCGGAATTACCAGGAGAAACCAAGTAAACCACCATCGGACTGGGTATCTATGACCCTCTATCTTTTCAATTGTGATTTTCTGATCGATGTTCTCAATAGGAACGCAAAGGAAGAATCCCACGAGTTCGGGCGAGATATCATTCCTAATATTATATCCACTGCCCGGGTGTTCGGGTACAAACACGAAGGCTATTGGGCATATGCTCGGACCGTGGATTCTTACTACAATACTAACATGGATATGATAAACAGCGGGACCACCCTGAAGGACTGGCAGATCAGGACCAATCTTCTGGAAAGATCTGCCCGCGCCGACCGGTTACCAGCATATATTAACGGAGATGTGGTTAACTCGGTCGTAAGCGAAGGATGCATTGTTGAAGGTAAGGTTAGAAATTCCATCCTATCGCCAGGGGTCATCGTGCAAGATAATGCCGAGGTCGTAGACTCAATTATTTTTCATGATACGGTCATTGGCAAGAATACGATGATGCAAAAAGTAATTTGTGATAAAGATTCCCGGATCGGCGAAGGCTGTTCGATCGGCGGTTTTGGTAAGCAAACAGTGTCCCGTGAATTTGGTGATCTTTTGCACTCCGGGATTATCTTGTTCGGGAGGAATACAGTGGTCCCGGACAAAACGAGAATAGGTGCAAATACTACAGTTTACTCGTCGGCGAGAATTAGTGCCAGATGCGTGGACCCGGGGAGTACGTTGCGATGA